A stretch of the Bradyrhizobium arachidis genome encodes the following:
- a CDS encoding HNH endonuclease, with the protein MSDLNDAVANTTGEHGVALRWFRDHTGQTVTWSDIQAHADQGARLVNQAKGIYKPHYTEYALSVRQTLESPYADKEVQRRPDGSWVYPYFQENRDPAQRDREATNRGLVKCMDDGVPIGVLLQTKPKPGVEYEVLGPTTVSEWKDGYFILEGFSTEGTIHQADAAHDRATAETSPIVRDFDQLGAADQRQKAIAEVVRRRGQAKFRKALLEAYRGTCAITGCDAVEALEAAHIAHIAGITVTMCRMVCFCEQTYIRFLIWV; encoded by the coding sequence ATGTCCGATCTGAATGATGCTGTTGCGAATACGACCGGTGAGCACGGGGTGGCGCTCCGGTGGTTCCGAGACCATACCGGTCAAACTGTTACCTGGTCGGATATCCAGGCTCACGCCGACCAAGGCGCGCGGCTAGTGAACCAGGCGAAGGGCATCTATAAACCCCACTACACGGAATACGCGCTCAGCGTGCGCCAGACCTTAGAGAGTCCTTATGCCGACAAAGAGGTGCAGCGGCGTCCAGACGGCAGTTGGGTCTATCCTTATTTCCAGGAGAACCGGGACCCAGCGCAGCGCGACAGGGAGGCCACCAATCGTGGCTTAGTCAAATGCATGGACGATGGCGTTCCCATCGGCGTGCTCTTGCAGACGAAGCCAAAGCCTGGCGTGGAATACGAAGTTCTCGGTCCTACTACGGTCTCGGAGTGGAAGGATGGCTACTTCATCCTGGAGGGCTTCTCTACAGAAGGAACCATCCACCAGGCTGACGCAGCTCACGACCGTGCCACAGCGGAAACCTCTCCTATCGTTCGGGACTTTGATCAGTTGGGCGCGGCCGATCAGCGTCAAAAAGCAATAGCCGAGGTCGTCCGCAGGCGAGGACAAGCAAAGTTCCGCAAGGCCCTGCTGGAGGCTTACCGAGGCACGTGTGCGATCACGGGCTGTGACGCTGTTGAAGCGTTAGAGGCCGCTCATATTGCCCATATCGCGGGGATCACAGTGACCATGTGCAGAATGGTTTGCTTTTGCGAGCAGACATACATTCGCTTTTTGATCTGGGTCTGA
- a CDS encoding ATP-binding protein, with the protein MKLVSVEVDHFKNILKSGDVAIQPDVTCVVGKNESGKTAFLQALHRFNPAQPNVMFNAQRQYPAWLEKQHRRRKNLDEHCPVACTFELEKPDLELVEEALGRGALKNKTISISRTYGNEFRWNVEINEPTIVAHIASGLLTGGPTPTSIDDLNKLIETLGNSTHADEAKTAADRTLARDLTEARTKALGERASIDERPWDLLLPRLPQFFYFDDYSQLPASVKIRQLLAKNKKDLNSGELTARALLELGGADNEYLLNPDYETRKRELENIANAITHQVLTFWSTNPELRTEVDMTLKQEQAANGQQQVLDELKIRLYDNRHLLSLSFDERSTGFRWFFSFLAAFSEYENNDTPVVILLDEPGLGLHARAQADFLRFIDERLSKRCPVIYTTHSPFMVQPGKLERVRLVQDGGRQVGSQITSNVLSTDRDTLFPLQGALGYDMVQHLFIAPHNLIVEGTSDFTYLNLLSTHLASMGRTGLDPKWSIIPVGGADLIPSFVALLGNHLELTVLIDSRKEGNQRLQHLTQLGLLKGTRLITIGEIIGAKVGDVEDLFAPEEYLRLFNEAFAKSFKVSDLVGKDSIVNRLARLIKVDRYDHGLPATALLKNYPSILPTLAPETLTRFESLFQRINSTLGT; encoded by the coding sequence GTGAAACTGGTGAGCGTCGAAGTCGATCATTTCAAAAACATTCTAAAATCGGGGGACGTGGCAATCCAGCCAGACGTAACCTGCGTGGTTGGTAAAAACGAGTCGGGGAAAACTGCGTTCTTGCAGGCACTCCATCGGTTTAATCCCGCCCAACCCAACGTGATGTTCAACGCTCAGCGCCAATACCCTGCCTGGCTTGAGAAGCAGCATCGGCGGCGGAAAAATCTAGACGAGCACTGCCCAGTAGCGTGCACCTTCGAGCTTGAAAAGCCAGACCTCGAACTGGTTGAGGAAGCGCTCGGTCGCGGTGCCCTCAAAAACAAGACAATCTCTATTTCGCGAACTTACGGCAATGAGTTTCGATGGAACGTCGAGATAAACGAACCTACCATCGTCGCTCATATCGCGAGCGGGCTGCTTACTGGAGGCCCAACCCCGACTAGCATTGATGATCTCAATAAGCTCATCGAAACGCTCGGCAACAGCACACACGCTGATGAGGCTAAGACGGCGGCAGATCGCACATTGGCCCGCGATCTAACCGAGGCCCGGACCAAGGCTCTTGGAGAACGCGCATCGATCGACGAGAGGCCCTGGGACCTTCTTCTGCCCCGGTTACCTCAATTCTTTTACTTCGATGACTACAGCCAGCTCCCCGCGTCCGTAAAAATCCGCCAGTTGCTGGCCAAGAATAAGAAGGACTTGAACTCGGGGGAATTGACCGCGCGCGCTCTGCTCGAACTCGGCGGGGCGGACAATGAATACTTGCTGAACCCGGATTACGAGACGCGAAAGCGAGAGCTTGAAAACATCGCAAACGCGATAACGCACCAAGTCCTCACGTTCTGGAGCACTAACCCCGAGCTTCGCACAGAAGTCGATATGACTTTGAAGCAAGAGCAGGCCGCTAATGGCCAACAGCAGGTCTTGGACGAGCTGAAAATCCGACTATACGACAATCGTCATCTGCTTTCGTTGTCATTCGATGAACGTTCGACTGGTTTTCGCTGGTTCTTCTCCTTCCTCGCTGCATTTTCCGAGTATGAGAACAATGATACGCCTGTCGTCATTCTCCTCGATGAGCCCGGCCTAGGTCTACACGCCCGCGCGCAGGCAGATTTTCTGCGGTTCATTGACGAACGTTTGAGCAAGCGATGCCCTGTCATCTACACGACCCATTCGCCGTTCATGGTGCAACCCGGCAAGTTGGAGCGCGTGAGGCTGGTCCAAGATGGCGGCCGCCAAGTCGGCTCCCAGATCACTTCTAATGTTCTGTCCACGGATCGCGACACACTATTTCCGCTGCAGGGAGCTCTGGGCTACGACATGGTCCAGCATCTCTTCATTGCTCCGCATAACCTCATTGTCGAAGGCACGTCTGATTTCACCTACCTAAATCTCCTGTCGACACATCTAGCGAGCATGGGGCGAACTGGGTTGGACCCGAAATGGTCTATTATCCCAGTCGGAGGCGCTGACCTCATCCCGTCTTTTGTAGCCTTGCTGGGAAATCACCTCGAACTAACGGTGCTGATCGACTCCCGCAAAGAGGGGAACCAGCGCCTTCAACACCTGACCCAGCTGGGATTGTTGAAGGGTACACGATTGATCACGATCGGAGAGATCATCGGGGCTAAGGTCGGCGACGTGGAGGACCTATTCGCGCCGGAAGAATACCTGAGGCTCTTCAACGAGGCGTTCGCGAAGTCCTTTAAGGTTTCCGATCTGGTCGGGAAAGACTCGATCGTCAACAGGCTCGCGCGCCTTATAAAAGTTGATCGATATGACCATGGCCTTCCCGCGACGGCGCTGCTCAAGAATTATCCGAGTATCCTGCCGACGCTTGCGCCAGAGACGCTGACGCGATTTGAAAGCCTCTTTCAGCGCATCAACTCTACCCTCGGCACCTAG
- a CDS encoding retron Ec67 family RNA-directed DNA polymerase/endonuclease, with translation MTNKLSQLKGAKTLPQLARVLGIQPHALSYVLYWLTDDQKYESFTIPKRGGGRRSITAPKTHLKMIQTKLAKRLLDIHVELEDGRSKKQCRLSHGFKRGYSIITNAAAHRNKRYVFNADLKDFFPSINFGRVLGFFTKDRNFALEPTVATVIAQIACHNNQLPQGSPCSPVISNLIAHVLDIHLNRIATDANCTYTRYVDDLTFSTNEQEFPSSIARLVSDSTSIWVPGDSLVRYVYRSGFKLNHDKTRMQRRNSRQDTTGLIVNKKVNVRNEYYKIARAKCHHLFQHGYCYSEHDHEALSDAALEGAMSFIYHIRGLRTADWKLEQKSFYQLYRQFLDYRAFYGLARPRIICEGKTDNIYLRCAMGALSAKFPQFIHPDPKVGLNFDFFYYTDASATFQDLSGGTGELNKLLGSYRGRASSFKHGSTQPVLMVVDNDSGSNGLFKHLAAILGKPVGGMDPFYHVFDNLYVVPIPKTGTAAAIEDLFEPHLLTKTISGRAFDRTGKKKDLSKWYTKVDFATQIVKPERAGIEFKGFEPLLQALLDAQKDFDSKLVHPAAPVAIAAE, from the coding sequence ATGACTAATAAGCTATCTCAGCTAAAGGGCGCTAAGACGCTCCCGCAACTGGCGCGCGTCCTGGGTATCCAACCTCACGCGCTGTCCTACGTACTCTACTGGCTGACGGACGATCAGAAGTACGAAAGTTTCACTATTCCCAAACGAGGCGGTGGACGGCGATCGATCACGGCCCCGAAGACGCACCTGAAGATGATCCAGACCAAGCTCGCGAAGCGTCTTCTGGACATTCACGTCGAGCTTGAGGATGGACGATCGAAGAAGCAGTGCAGGCTGTCGCACGGTTTCAAACGTGGCTATTCCATCATCACCAACGCAGCGGCACACCGCAACAAGCGTTACGTCTTCAACGCGGACCTCAAGGATTTCTTTCCATCAATCAACTTCGGAAGAGTGCTTGGCTTCTTCACGAAGGATCGAAACTTCGCGCTCGAACCCACTGTTGCCACCGTCATCGCCCAGATAGCCTGCCACAATAACCAACTTCCGCAGGGTAGCCCGTGTTCGCCGGTTATCTCGAACTTGATCGCGCACGTGCTGGACATCCACCTCAATAGGATCGCCACCGACGCCAATTGTACGTATACACGCTATGTTGATGACCTGACGTTCTCCACGAACGAGCAGGAATTTCCGTCTTCAATAGCGCGGCTCGTTTCAGACAGCACAAGCATCTGGGTGCCCGGAGACAGCCTCGTTCGATACGTGTATCGATCTGGCTTCAAACTGAACCATGACAAGACGCGAATGCAGAGGCGAAATTCGCGGCAGGATACCACAGGGCTGATCGTAAATAAAAAGGTCAACGTTCGAAACGAATATTACAAGATCGCTCGGGCAAAATGCCATCATCTTTTTCAGCACGGCTATTGCTACTCTGAGCACGACCACGAAGCGCTTTCAGATGCCGCCCTTGAGGGCGCAATGAGCTTTATCTATCACATTCGCGGCCTCAGGACGGCTGATTGGAAGTTAGAGCAGAAGAGCTTCTATCAATTGTATCGACAGTTCTTGGACTACAGAGCGTTCTACGGGCTGGCACGCCCCCGGATAATTTGCGAAGGCAAGACGGACAATATTTACCTGCGATGTGCCATGGGCGCGCTTAGCGCCAAGTTCCCGCAGTTCATTCACCCTGACCCGAAGGTGGGACTTAACTTCGATTTCTTTTACTACACCGATGCGTCAGCGACATTTCAAGATTTGTCCGGGGGGACCGGCGAGCTGAACAAACTCTTGGGCTCTTATAGAGGAAGGGCCTCGTCCTTTAAGCACGGCTCGACGCAACCGGTTCTCATGGTCGTCGACAACGACTCGGGATCAAACGGATTGTTCAAGCACTTGGCTGCGATACTCGGAAAACCCGTTGGTGGGATGGACCCGTTCTACCACGTGTTTGACAATCTCTACGTGGTACCAATACCGAAAACCGGAACTGCGGCGGCCATCGAAGATCTCTTCGAGCCGCATCTTCTTACGAAGACTATTAGCGGTAGGGCGTTCGATAGAACTGGCAAAAAGAAGGATCTCAGCAAGTGGTATACGAAGGTCGACTTTGCAACACAGATCGTGAAGCCCGAGCGCGCTGGGATTGAGTTCAAGGGCTTCGAACCCCTGCTGCAAGCGCTATTAGATGCGCAGAAGGACTTTGACTCGAAGCTCGTCCATCCTGCCGCGCCCGTGGCAATAGCGGCCGAATAA
- a CDS encoding phage major capsid protein, protein MPRASKVRSLARACLDVCRKVREPLAKASWQDDRNVPLLIRAAQQPTSTTDAAALMAVIMHLVESLVPISAAAQVIARSLGLAFDHATQLSIPAVSLPAAGWVGEGRPIPVQQGATTGKLLDPHKVAVIVVLTNEMLRNTRAEAIVRQTLSETTAASLDALLFSTSPGIPGQQPPGLLNGIPPLTPANPGNPLDAMVADLQQLAKALAPVSGSGTPMLIAAPAQAVSLAMLAPRDIWPVFPSAALPDKTVVGLVPEAIATVVEPPRIDASGEMAAHMESSPTDVVDIGGVFARPIMSTFQTDSVGLRLVIPATWGPRSPSAITWLQSVNW, encoded by the coding sequence ATGCCGCGCGCGAGCAAAGTACGCTCCCTTGCGCGCGCCTGCCTCGATGTTTGCCGGAAGGTACGCGAACCGCTCGCCAAGGCCAGCTGGCAGGATGATCGGAACGTCCCGTTACTCATCCGCGCCGCGCAGCAGCCGACATCGACGACCGACGCAGCGGCGCTGATGGCCGTCATCATGCACCTCGTCGAAAGCCTCGTGCCTATCAGCGCTGCGGCTCAGGTGATCGCGCGCTCTCTCGGGCTGGCGTTCGATCACGCGACACAGCTTTCTATCCCGGCCGTGTCACTCCCGGCCGCTGGTTGGGTAGGCGAAGGACGGCCGATCCCGGTGCAGCAAGGTGCGACGACCGGCAAGCTGCTCGACCCTCACAAGGTCGCCGTGATCGTCGTGCTGACGAACGAGATGCTTCGTAATACGCGGGCGGAAGCCATCGTGCGTCAGACGTTGAGCGAGACTACCGCTGCTTCGCTCGACGCGCTGCTATTCTCGACCTCGCCGGGCATCCCCGGTCAGCAGCCACCGGGCCTCTTGAACGGCATCCCGCCGCTCACGCCAGCCAACCCCGGCAATCCGCTCGACGCCATGGTCGCCGATCTTCAGCAGCTCGCCAAGGCCCTTGCGCCTGTCTCGGGTAGCGGCACTCCGATGTTGATCGCCGCGCCTGCGCAGGCCGTCAGCCTTGCCATGCTGGCACCGAGAGACATCTGGCCGGTGTTCCCATCGGCGGCTTTGCCGGACAAAACCGTCGTCGGCCTGGTGCCCGAAGCCATCGCCACCGTGGTCGAGCCGCCACGCATCGACGCGAGCGGCGAGATGGCCGCGCACATGGAGTCGTCACCCACCGACGTCGTCGATATTGGTGGCGTGTTCGCCCGCCCGATCATGAGCACGTTTCAGACTGACAGCGTCGGTCTACGCCTCGTCATTCCCGCGACATGGGGCCCGCGTTCGCCAAGTGCCATCACGTGGCTTCAAAGCGTCAATTGGTAG
- a CDS encoding site-specific integrase — protein MPKPRLPFLRRCVTQHGKVVYYVKLSSRQRGRGTRINAPYYSEAFMQAYHAAVRGTPITSAPVVAKNSKGTVSWLIKLYRESRDWCHNLSHGTRKQRGPIYKRMEEQAGDLPLSAITRKKVEEGMSARTDNQARHFLNAVSALYRWAIANELFDGRNPAEGITRTRSDGGDNDGHLPWPIELIEKFEKRWPVGTKERLVFDVYLYVGLRRGDAAKLGKQHIRHGIVHLVTEKSQGKMPIYVPIHPELTKSIKACPSSGLAIIGKDNGTNYTKESLGNLFREAVEAAGIPVTKKGSKEKGYSAHGLRKASATIAAESGASEAELNAMFGWSGHQMAQLYTKNADRKKLAVRATQKWKRPSSEEVARDSELAFLQLEKERG, from the coding sequence ATGCCCAAGCCCCGACTTCCGTTTTTGCGCCGATGCGTCACCCAGCACGGCAAGGTCGTCTACTACGTCAAGCTGTCCTCGCGTCAACGGGGCCGGGGTACACGCATCAATGCCCCGTATTACAGCGAAGCCTTCATGCAGGCGTACCACGCTGCGGTGCGTGGCACGCCCATCACAAGCGCGCCAGTGGTCGCCAAGAATAGCAAGGGCACCGTGAGCTGGCTGATCAAGCTCTATCGTGAGTCGCGCGACTGGTGTCACAATCTGTCCCATGGGACGAGAAAGCAACGTGGCCCTATCTACAAACGAATGGAGGAGCAGGCAGGTGACCTGCCGCTCTCCGCGATCACCCGCAAGAAGGTCGAGGAGGGCATGTCGGCCCGAACCGACAATCAAGCGAGGCACTTCCTCAACGCGGTGAGTGCATTGTACCGGTGGGCGATCGCGAATGAGCTGTTCGACGGCCGTAATCCGGCTGAGGGCATCACGCGCACCAGGAGCGACGGCGGGGACAACGACGGCCATCTGCCTTGGCCCATCGAGCTGATCGAGAAATTTGAGAAACGCTGGCCGGTCGGTACCAAGGAGCGGCTGGTATTTGATGTCTATCTTTACGTCGGCCTGCGGCGTGGTGATGCCGCGAAACTCGGCAAGCAGCATATCAGGCACGGCATCGTCCACCTCGTGACGGAAAAGAGCCAGGGGAAGATGCCGATCTACGTGCCGATCCATCCGGAGCTGACGAAGTCGATCAAGGCTTGTCCCTCGTCGGGTCTGGCGATCATCGGGAAGGATAACGGCACCAACTACACCAAAGAGTCGCTCGGTAACCTCTTTCGTGAGGCGGTCGAGGCGGCAGGCATCCCGGTGACTAAGAAGGGGTCGAAGGAGAAGGGATACAGCGCCCACGGCTTGCGCAAGGCGTCGGCGACCATTGCCGCCGAGAGCGGGGCCAGTGAGGCCGAGCTGAATGCCATGTTCGGCTGGAGCGGGCACCAGATGGCGCAGCTCTACACCAAGAACGCTGATCGCAAGAAACTGGCCGTGCGCGCCACGCAGAAGTGGAAGCGGCCCTCGTCAGAGGAGGTGGCGAGAGACTCTGAACTCGCATTTTTGCAGTTGGAAAAGGAGCGCGGCTGA
- a CDS encoding SEFIR domain-containing protein, protein MELATELVNNGIEVRLDKWDLREGQDAHAYMESMVTDPKVTKVLVICDKKYADKADKRAGGVGTESQIMSAEIYNKTEQTKFVAIVPEVDENGEPYLPRFFTSRVYILMTEALYGSNFEQLLRWLYDKPLYVKPAIGKMPTFLKEDQPIDPTRSRAKRAAENASTEALVQPSLSASSLDSYLGTLVSALKDFYIDPSSPDFPQATLDSIEDFLPYRNEFIEVLITAAPRAGSETARSLQRFFEQIIPFMSRPESITHYRTWDWDNFKFIIHELFLYTIGILLKYERFDVANELIELRFFIQSSERRDDEAMQPYSIIWSPLEALRPKEVELRRISLRADLLEQRSHTSGIPFAQLMVADFILFLRATTFTGNYDHWYPETLLYSTIRFRPPFELFARSESKRFFSKLAPVIGVKDKAELEQLAQTYSLDGAKGRWLPRWQYNALNVSGLANLDKLETRP, encoded by the coding sequence ATGGAGCTTGCAACAGAGCTGGTAAACAACGGCATCGAGGTTCGTCTCGACAAATGGGACCTGCGCGAGGGCCAGGACGCGCACGCTTACATGGAATCAATGGTGACCGATCCAAAGGTCACCAAGGTACTGGTTATATGCGACAAGAAATACGCGGATAAAGCTGACAAGCGAGCTGGCGGCGTCGGCACCGAGTCCCAAATCATGTCGGCGGAGATTTACAACAAGACCGAACAAACCAAATTCGTCGCCATCGTACCCGAGGTCGACGAAAACGGGGAACCCTATCTACCGCGCTTCTTTACGTCCCGCGTGTACATCCTAATGACCGAGGCACTGTACGGTTCAAATTTCGAACAGCTTCTCCGATGGCTTTACGACAAGCCGCTCTATGTTAAGCCGGCCATCGGGAAGATGCCGACATTCCTGAAAGAAGATCAACCGATAGATCCGACACGCAGCCGGGCGAAACGAGCCGCCGAAAATGCTTCCACTGAGGCGCTCGTCCAGCCTTCCCTATCCGCGAGTTCGCTCGATAGCTATCTTGGTACGTTGGTCTCCGCGCTTAAGGACTTTTACATCGACCCTTCTTCGCCTGATTTCCCCCAGGCAACGCTCGACAGCATTGAAGATTTTCTACCGTATCGAAATGAGTTTATCGAAGTCTTGATAACTGCCGCTCCGCGAGCCGGATCGGAGACAGCAAGGTCGCTGCAGCGCTTTTTCGAGCAAATCATTCCATTCATGTCACGACCAGAGAGCATCACTCATTATCGGACCTGGGACTGGGACAATTTCAAATTTATCATCCATGAGCTGTTTCTGTATACTATTGGGATCTTGCTCAAATATGAGCGCTTCGACGTCGCAAATGAGCTGATCGAATTGCGTTTCTTTATCCAGAGTAGCGAGCGTCGCGACGATGAGGCGATGCAGCCGTACTCGATCATCTGGAGTCCCCTTGAAGCGCTGCGCCCCAAGGAAGTCGAACTACGTCGTATTTCGTTGAGGGCCGACCTCCTAGAGCAGCGCAGCCATACAAGCGGCATTCCGTTCGCGCAGCTCATGGTGGCTGATTTCATTTTGTTCTTGCGAGCGACGACCTTCACGGGAAACTACGATCATTGGTACCCAGAGACGCTCTTGTACTCGACAATCCGGTTTCGTCCTCCGTTCGAGCTTTTTGCGCGGTCCGAATCCAAGCGCTTCTTTTCAAAGCTCGCGCCTGTGATCGGCGTCAAGGACAAGGCGGAGCTCGAGCAATTGGCGCAGACCTATTCCTTGGACGGAGCCAAAGGCAGATGGCTGCCACGCTGGCAATACAATGCCCTCAATGTAAGTGGGTTGGCCAACCTCGATAAGCTTGAGACTCGACCATAG
- a CDS encoding nucleotidyl transferase AbiEii/AbiGii toxin family protein gives MITDVEIEQKAVELDISPQNVERDYVHGWLLREIFAHQRLSHLLVLKGGNGIRKGYLPGTRYSKDLDFSCETALDENQLQADLTDVLEAAKAGSGVQFVMDRTRVAEKQLKIPDVHALEVRIYFKGFYAEESVTLRSHLDISEFEKTYLPVQTRPLLHPYSDQAVCTGSIRCQKLEELLASKLTTLLFRRKAQDLFDLFYSIVFSKDFPVSRAEVVRTFLKKSIYDAEAQQARMQLLAVPLQLFRGLWDGLVTPRASRISFDAIQDRFGALIEELFGLLEPATTRPIGGIRSPTSRAFSYGGSFIPVARQVIIEAGRSRTMIEAEYHGVRRLMEPYKLEYKVRKKDNRGFEYFWAYDRTGGRTSGPGIKCFFSDELRNITATNLSFTPRDQLMF, from the coding sequence TGGCTGGCTCTTGCGCGAAATCTTCGCCCATCAGCGCCTTTCGCATCTGCTGGTCCTAAAAGGCGGCAATGGAATTCGAAAAGGCTATTTGCCAGGAACCCGATATTCCAAGGATTTGGACTTTTCTTGCGAGACCGCGCTCGACGAGAACCAGCTTCAGGCGGATTTGACTGACGTTCTTGAAGCCGCCAAGGCCGGGAGCGGTGTTCAGTTTGTCATGGACCGAACGCGCGTTGCCGAGAAGCAACTGAAGATTCCCGACGTTCACGCTTTGGAAGTCCGAATCTATTTCAAAGGGTTTTATGCGGAAGAGAGTGTCACCTTGCGCTCTCACCTCGATATCAGCGAATTTGAAAAGACTTACCTGCCGGTCCAGACGCGCCCGCTGCTACATCCCTATTCCGATCAGGCCGTCTGCACGGGATCGATCCGGTGTCAGAAGCTCGAAGAGCTTTTGGCCTCAAAGCTGACGACGCTCCTCTTTCGACGCAAGGCTCAAGATCTCTTCGACCTGTTCTACTCGATCGTCTTTAGCAAAGATTTTCCCGTCAGCCGTGCCGAGGTAGTGCGTACCTTCCTCAAGAAATCGATCTACGACGCCGAAGCCCAGCAAGCACGAATGCAACTGCTTGCTGTTCCGCTCCAGCTATTTCGCGGTCTTTGGGACGGCCTCGTGACACCCAGAGCTAGCCGCATCAGTTTTGATGCAATCCAGGACCGTTTTGGCGCGCTGATCGAAGAGCTGTTCGGGCTGCTCGAGCCGGCCACGACCCGTCCCATCGGTGGTATCCGAAGCCCGACCTCGAGAGCATTCAGTTACGGCGGAAGTTTCATTCCGGTGGCCCGCCAAGTCATCATCGAAGCTGGCCGATCACGTACGATGATCGAAGCGGAGTATCACGGCGTCAGACGGCTGATGGAGCCTTACAAGCTCGAATACAAAGTTCGCAAGAAGGACAACCGCGGGTTCGAGTATTTCTGGGCATACGATCGTACGGGCGGTCGGACAAGCGGACCAGGGATCAAATGCTTCTTCTCGGACGAGCTTAGAAATATTACGGCGACCAATCTGTCATTCACCCCCCGCGATCAACTGATGTTCTGA